From the genome of Gemmatimonadota bacterium, one region includes:
- a CDS encoding response regulator transcription factor, which yields MSSRTRVLVADDSPLFRDLLERDLASKYEIVEGASTLAEVDAALARGPIDVALIDLAWRDEGACLPRMRYWQQLQSTCRIVILTAYDEWSLCEASLQAGATGFAVKGDPFTEMILAIEMASRGEQYISGKVLREPPSSRGPARGCLSRSARRVLELLAEGFTQKQIAKTLGFSVRTVEDHVKAIKRYFGIDSRAKPNWRVYVTGVNGGAERDVV from the coding sequence ATGAGCAGCCGCACGCGTGTTCTGGTGGCCGATGATTCCCCGCTCTTCCGCGACCTTCTGGAGCGGGATTTGGCGTCGAAGTACGAGATCGTCGAGGGCGCCTCGACGCTGGCAGAGGTCGATGCGGCCCTTGCCCGCGGCCCGATCGATGTCGCGCTGATCGACCTCGCCTGGCGCGACGAGGGCGCGTGCCTGCCGCGGATGCGGTACTGGCAACAGCTTCAATCGACTTGCCGAATCGTGATCCTTACCGCCTACGACGAGTGGAGCCTCTGCGAGGCGTCCCTCCAGGCGGGCGCCACCGGGTTTGCCGTCAAGGGCGACCCATTCACGGAGATGATCCTGGCAATCGAGATGGCTTCGCGCGGTGAGCAGTACATCAGCGGCAAGGTGCTGAGGGAGCCTCCGTCCTCGCGCGGCCCCGCCCGTGGCTGCCTGTCGCGGTCGGCGCGACGTGTGCTGGAGTTGCTGGCCGAGGGGTTCACGCAGAAGCAGATCGCGAAGACGCTCGGGTTTAGCGTGCGCACGGTCGAGGATCATGTGAAGGCGATCAAGCGGTACTTCGGGATCGATTCGCGTGCGAAGCCGAATTGGCGCGTGTATGTGACCGGGGTGAATGGAGGGGCGGAGCGGGACGTGGTTTGA
- a CDS encoding 6-bladed beta-propeller, with protein sequence MPRFSLTLGACLALMAPQAVTAQVSTRLVPIQRFGWEDPAGPDGRATPAQRRLDGGMLSQVVDLAEGADGSLYVLDRGGFKVVAFDAKGNVKRVIGHGEGEGPGEWVAPTSLTLSDAGELFVLDQKQSRVTVFDTTGKLSLSCTRFGGRLPKLLETVLHT encoded by the coding sequence ATGCCACGCTTCTCACTGACACTGGGCGCCTGCCTCGCGCTGATGGCACCGCAGGCAGTGACCGCGCAGGTCAGCACCCGCCTCGTCCCGATTCAACGCTTCGGGTGGGAGGACCCCGCCGGTCCGGATGGTCGTGCCACGCCGGCACAGCGCCGTCTCGATGGCGGCATGCTGAGCCAGGTCGTCGATCTCGCCGAGGGTGCGGATGGGAGCCTGTACGTGCTCGACCGGGGTGGATTCAAGGTGGTGGCGTTCGACGCCAAGGGAAATGTGAAGCGCGTCATTGGGCACGGTGAGGGAGAAGGCCCGGGCGAGTGGGTCGCTCCGACCAGTCTGACGCTCTCCGATGCGGGCGAACTCTTCGTGCTCGACCAGAAGCAATCGCGCGTCACGGTCTTTGACACCACGGGAAAGCTCAGTCTGAGCTGTACCCGATTCGGTGGACGCTTGCCTAAGCTACTTGAGACTGTTCTTCATACCTGA
- a CDS encoding 6-bladed beta-propeller — MLRSTLSLLSVLLLGATPISAQSTPRPVDSLVFERLTSYGPEAPRRRTTALGKSGDAPLIGLAAVAAPGPGGRVYVLDQLTQSIYVYSAAGTPERVIGRSGQGPGEFKMAFAFDVAADGRLAVLDDGLRRVTLFDAKDAVITTQPLGGYAAFGIVLGTTGFDLLREFGRTTPTALEFVPTNGAAPRPYLTPTPRDRAFARGGSPGFLARGVGNELLYFSGAPGTWAVIDAQHRVSARRGLELFPEADFVARDEGRGPPLLYTPAGVVGGGVVGNRVFIVYLVTSFASPTARDVKQSWGIALFDRDGTMRARGTLPAEWGHPGRIRAGHGDTILIPFQEPEPHVRAVRLRVVPHGR, encoded by the coding sequence TTGCTTCGGTCCACGCTCAGTCTTCTTTCAGTACTCCTCCTCGGCGCCACACCGATCAGCGCCCAGAGCACGCCACGCCCCGTCGACAGCCTCGTCTTCGAACGGCTCACCTCCTACGGCCCCGAAGCGCCGCGCCGGCGTACCACCGCCCTCGGCAAGAGCGGCGACGCGCCTCTGATCGGCCTCGCCGCCGTTGCGGCCCCCGGCCCCGGCGGGCGGGTATACGTGCTCGACCAGCTGACGCAGTCCATCTACGTCTACTCCGCCGCCGGCACACCCGAGCGCGTGATCGGACGGTCCGGACAGGGGCCGGGCGAATTCAAGATGGCGTTCGCCTTCGATGTCGCCGCCGATGGCCGATTGGCAGTCCTCGATGACGGCCTCCGACGCGTGACGCTCTTCGACGCGAAGGACGCCGTCATCACCACGCAGCCGCTCGGTGGATACGCCGCGTTCGGGATCGTCCTCGGCACCACCGGCTTCGACCTGCTGCGAGAGTTCGGCCGCACCACCCCGACCGCGCTCGAGTTCGTCCCCACGAACGGCGCCGCACCCCGGCCCTATCTGACGCCAACCCCGCGCGACCGCGCCTTCGCACGTGGCGGATCGCCGGGCTTCCTCGCCCGCGGTGTCGGCAACGAGCTCCTCTACTTCAGCGGCGCTCCCGGGACCTGGGCCGTCATCGATGCCCAGCATCGAGTCAGCGCACGCCGTGGCCTGGAGCTCTTTCCCGAGGCCGATTTCGTGGCACGCGACGAGGGCCGAGGTCCGCCGTTGCTCTACACACCGGCGGGCGTGGTCGGGGGCGGGGTCGTCGGGAATCGAGTCTTCATTGTCTATCTCGTGACCTCGTTCGCCTCCCCCACCGCGCGCGATGTGAAGCAGTCATGGGGCATTGCCCTCTTTGACCGCGACGGCACCATGCGAGCCCGGGGCACCCTACCCGCCGAGTGGGGTCACCCGGGACGGATCCGTGCCGGTCACGGCGACACCATCCTGATCCCGTTCCAGGAGCCGGAACCTCATGTGCGGGCCGTGCGGCTGCGCGTGGTGCCGCACGGGCGGTGA
- a CDS encoding IS3 family transposase (programmed frameshift) produces MTARRRFSREYKLEAVRLVTERGVSMAQGARDLGLHLNTLRKWVREHEADPRHAFPGEGQQKPEAAELTRLRREVAKLRMERDIPKKSRGVLCQGVDVKFGFVVKHRATWPVPVLCDTLGVSRSGFYAWLGRAPSVRAQRHARVAPAVQQSFVASDRTYGARRVWRDVLEAGHPVGRRQVERLMRAQALRARPRRRGLPPDRGARPSVAPAANVLDRQFVATAPNQKWVADFTYLWTAEGWLYVAVVMDLFSRRIVGWAMQSEMTTQLVTDALLTAIWRRGRSEAILHHSDRGSQYTADTFQRLLRELGVTCSMSRSGNVWDNSAMESFFSSLKTERTARKFYRTRNAARADVFDYIERFYNPTRRHSTLGYMSPIRYEEQSQVA; encoded by the exons ATGACAGCCAGACGGCGGTTCAGTCGAGAGTATAAGCTCGAGGCGGTACGGTTGGTGACCGAGCGTGGGGTCAGCATGGCCCAGGGCGCCCGCGATCTCGGGCTCCACCTGAATACCCTGCGCAAATGGGTCCGCGAGCACGAGGCCGATCCGCGGCACGCCTTCCCGGGCGAGGGCCAGCAAAAGCCGGAGGCCGCCGAGCTGACCCGGCTCCGCCGCGAGGTGGCCAAGCTGCGCATGGAGCGCGACATCC CTAAAAAAAGCCGCGGCGTACTTTGCCAAGGAGTCGATGTGAAGTTCGGCTTCGTGGTAAAGCACCGAGCGACGTGGCCGGTCCCGGTCCTCTGCGACACGCTCGGTGTGTCGCGCAGTGGCTTCTACGCGTGGCTGGGGCGGGCGCCGAGTGTGCGGGCCCAGCGCCATGCGCGGGTGGCCCCCGCCGTCCAGCAGAGCTTCGTCGCGAGCGATCGGACCTACGGCGCACGGCGCGTGTGGCGCGATGTGCTCGAGGCGGGCCATCCCGTGGGGCGACGCCAGGTCGAGCGCCTCATGCGGGCCCAGGCGCTGCGCGCTCGCCCGCGACGTCGTGGCCTGCCGCCCGATCGCGGCGCGCGGCCCAGTGTCGCGCCAGCGGCCAATGTCCTGGATCGGCAGTTTGTGGCGACGGCGCCGAATCAGAAGTGGGTCGCCGACTTCACGTATCTCTGGACGGCCGAGGGGTGGCTCTACGTCGCGGTCGTGATGGATCTCTTCTCGCGCCGCATCGTCGGCTGGGCCATGCAGTCGGAGATGACCACGCAGCTGGTCACCGATGCGCTGCTGACCGCCATCTGGCGCCGCGGTCGCAGTGAGGCGATTCTCCATCACTCGGATCGAGGCAGCCAGTATACGGCGGACACCTTCCAACGGCTGCTGCGCGAGCTGGGCGTGACGTGCAGCATGAGTCGCTCGGGGAATGTCTGGGACAACTCGGCGATGGAAAGCTTCTTCTCGTCGCTGAAGACGGAGCGGACGGCCCGCAAATTCTATCGCACGCGCAACGCGGCCCGGGCGGATGTCTTCGATTACATCGAGCGCTTCTACAATCCGACGCGGCGCCACTCGACACTCGGGTACATGAGTCCGATCAGGTATGAAGAACAGTCTCAAGTAGCTTAG
- a CDS encoding class I SAM-dependent DNA methyltransferase — translation MPLPTPAEVAPALRTLAERWATSTLGERQAFQSWFRDFCDALGVDQPAPHEQGTYCFEQPVKVITADGNLATNFIDCWKAGHFAVEAKATGGGEGPKDVPLRKAFKQLTQYVAAEPGTIPPYLMVVDVPRELIIWEGWRGGFGGFAAGRRILLDQLPDRPDDIALLQDIWTQPKVRDPRGKAQQVTRDTAGKLAELAAAFEDRGHDPERVARFLMRCVFCFFAEDVGLLPKKLFERTLQTARETGDSAHVAETITALWRVMDAGGMFGADRIQQFNGHFFRTLESLPLEPADVQLLVEAAGFEWSGVEPSIFGTLLVRALEPAERHKLGAEYTPREYIERLVEPTVVEPLRERWSAVQARVTQLEASGKKKDLQEAEQEVRAYHAWLRSLRFLDPACGSGNFLYVTMAAVKRIELEVLRELARLHGGQEGLVLDEVHPRQFHGIEVNWWAREIAELTLWIGYHQFWREAHGGRTPPVPILEDTGTIECRDAILAWDATVHRPEKDRPDPTPRLVHPVTGELVPDPAAKLPYLEYVGARQAEWPEADFIVGNPPYLGQARQRQALGDGYVEALRACYPNLPNTADLVTYWWYRAAESVADSTCFRAGLITTKSITQGQNRSVISAAAVSGASTVWAIPNHPWVDEADGAAVRVAMSVIARPAGLATLILVDQDGQPICTVRAPSLNSDFSAGTDVATGSETELLANAGISSNGFDPNGLGFILEPEEAGSVLTSSPNQADVIRPYLNGRDLAQRPRGSFIIDFGLMDEAEARAYPVAFDLIRTRVKPQRDSNARLSYRKYWWRFAEPRPSLRDALFSIPRYVATVKTSRHRFFTFLDTTVAPDSKLICFALSSPWILGVLSSGLHTAWALASGGRLGVGNDPTYAKGPSFDAFPFPDATSELSDRIGALAEKLDQHRKDAIARDERVTMTGMYNVVEKLRSGEALTPKERAIHEVAACGILRDMHDELDALVAEAYGWPWPMEKEEVLERLVALHDERVAEEQRGVIRWLRPEYQIPRFAPDHVAELELPASELVAEVAPVALVPWPATAVEQLAALQALVGRAPLTEAEAAAAFAGADRPLVGRHLETLSMLGEVREVAGRFGG, via the coding sequence ATGCCCCTGCCCACCCCCGCCGAGGTCGCCCCCGCCCTCCGCACCCTCGCCGAGCGCTGGGCCACCTCCACCCTCGGCGAGCGCCAGGCCTTCCAGTCCTGGTTCCGCGACTTCTGCGACGCCCTCGGCGTCGACCAGCCCGCGCCGCACGAGCAGGGGACCTACTGCTTCGAACAGCCGGTCAAGGTGATCACTGCCGACGGCAACCTCGCCACCAACTTCATCGACTGCTGGAAGGCCGGGCACTTCGCCGTCGAGGCGAAGGCGACCGGCGGCGGCGAGGGTCCGAAGGACGTCCCACTCCGGAAGGCGTTCAAGCAGCTGACGCAGTACGTCGCCGCGGAACCCGGTACCATCCCGCCGTATCTGATGGTCGTCGATGTCCCCCGCGAGCTGATCATCTGGGAGGGATGGCGCGGCGGCTTCGGCGGCTTCGCGGCCGGTCGACGGATCCTCCTCGACCAGCTCCCCGATCGGCCGGACGACATTGCCCTGCTCCAGGACATCTGGACCCAGCCGAAGGTTCGCGACCCCCGGGGGAAGGCGCAGCAGGTGACCCGCGACACTGCCGGCAAGCTGGCCGAACTCGCCGCCGCCTTCGAGGACCGCGGCCACGACCCCGAACGGGTCGCGCGCTTCCTGATGCGCTGCGTCTTCTGCTTTTTCGCCGAGGATGTCGGGCTCCTCCCGAAGAAGCTCTTCGAGCGCACCCTGCAGACCGCGCGCGAGACGGGCGACTCCGCCCATGTGGCCGAGACGATCACCGCGCTCTGGCGGGTGATGGACGCCGGCGGGATGTTCGGCGCCGACCGGATCCAGCAGTTCAACGGGCACTTCTTCCGCACCCTCGAATCGCTCCCGCTCGAACCGGCCGACGTGCAGCTGCTGGTCGAGGCCGCCGGCTTTGAGTGGAGCGGCGTCGAACCGTCGATCTTCGGCACCCTCCTCGTCCGCGCGCTCGAACCCGCCGAACGCCACAAGCTCGGCGCCGAGTACACGCCGCGCGAGTACATCGAGCGCCTGGTCGAGCCGACGGTCGTCGAGCCGCTCCGCGAACGGTGGAGCGCGGTGCAGGCGCGCGTCACGCAACTCGAGGCATCAGGCAAGAAGAAGGACCTCCAAGAAGCCGAGCAGGAGGTGCGCGCGTATCATGCGTGGCTCCGCTCCCTCCGCTTCCTCGACCCGGCCTGCGGCAGCGGCAACTTCCTCTACGTGACGATGGCGGCGGTCAAGCGGATCGAGCTCGAGGTGCTGCGCGAGCTGGCTCGGCTCCATGGGGGGCAGGAGGGGTTGGTCCTCGACGAGGTGCATCCGCGGCAGTTCCACGGGATCGAGGTCAACTGGTGGGCGCGGGAGATCGCCGAGCTGACGCTCTGGATCGGGTATCACCAGTTCTGGCGCGAGGCGCACGGGGGGCGGACGCCGCCGGTGCCGATCCTCGAGGACACCGGGACGATCGAGTGTCGCGACGCGATCCTGGCGTGGGACGCCACGGTGCATCGGCCGGAGAAGGACCGGCCGGACCCGACGCCGCGGCTGGTCCACCCGGTCACGGGCGAGCTGGTCCCGGACCCGGCGGCGAAGCTCCCATACTTAGAGTATGTGGGGGCGCGGCAGGCGGAGTGGCCGGAAGCGGATTTCATCGTGGGGAATCCGCCGTATTTGGGGCAGGCACGGCAGCGGCAAGCGTTGGGGGACGGCTACGTTGAGGCGCTCCGCGCTTGTTACCCGAACCTGCCCAATACAGCGGACCTCGTCACCTATTGGTGGTATCGGGCTGCTGAATCCGTCGCCGACTCAACCTGTTTTCGCGCTGGCCTGATCACGACGAAGTCGATCACCCAGGGCCAGAATCGTAGTGTCATTTCCGCGGCTGCGGTTAGCGGAGCATCAACGGTATGGGCCATCCCCAACCATCCGTGGGTCGATGAGGCAGACGGTGCGGCAGTACGGGTTGCGATGTCCGTCATCGCCCGTCCGGCAGGTCTTGCCACCCTCATCCTGGTTGATCAGGATGGCCAGCCGATCTGCACAGTCCGCGCACCTTCGTTGAACTCCGATTTCTCGGCTGGCACAGATGTCGCGACCGGTTCCGAAACTGAGCTACTTGCTAACGCGGGTATCTCGTCGAACGGCTTTGACCCCAATGGACTCGGATTCATTCTCGAACCCGAGGAAGCGGGATCGGTTCTCACGTCCAGCCCTAACCAGGCCGACGTGATACGACCTTACCTCAACGGCCGTGACCTCGCGCAACGGCCGCGCGGCTCATTCATCATCGACTTTGGGCTAATGGATGAGGCGGAAGCACGGGCATATCCTGTCGCCTTCGATCTAATCCGAACCCGCGTCAAGCCCCAGCGAGATTCGAATGCACGATTGAGCTATCGGAAGTACTGGTGGCGATTTGCGGAGCCGCGTCCATCTCTCCGAGATGCGCTTTTCTCTATTCCGAGATATGTAGCCACGGTGAAGACCTCGCGCCACAGGTTCTTCACGTTCCTCGATACCACCGTGGCCCCGGACAGCAAGCTCATTTGCTTCGCCTTAAGCTCGCCGTGGATCCTAGGCGTGCTTTCGAGCGGGCTTCACACCGCATGGGCATTGGCCTCAGGCGGCAGATTGGGCGTCGGCAACGACCCAACGTATGCGAAGGGTCCATCTTTCGACGCGTTCCCCTTTCCCGATGCCACTTCGGAGCTCAGTGATCGGATTGGCGCACTCGCCGAGAAGCTCGATCAGCATCGCAAGGACGCGATCGCACGTGACGAGCGGGTGACGATGACGGGGATGTACAACGTGGTCGAGAAGCTCCGCTCGGGCGAGGCGCTGACGCCGAAGGAGCGGGCGATTCACGAAGTCGCGGCATGCGGCATCCTGCGGGACATGCACGACGAGCTCGACGCGCTGGTCGCCGAGGCGTATGGCTGGCCCTGGCCGATGGAGAAGGAGGAGGTCCTCGAGCGGTTGGTGGCGTTACACGACGAGCGCGTGGCCGAGGAGCAGCGCGGGGTGATCCGCTGGCTGAGGCCGGAGTATCAGATCCCGCGGTTCGCGCCGGACCATGTGGCGGAGCTGGAGCTGCCGGCATCGGAGCTGGTCGCGGAGGTTGCCCCGGTGGCATTGGTGCCGTGGCCCGCGACGGCAGTGGAGCAGCTGGCGGCGCTGCAGGCGCTGGTGGGGCGGGCCCCGCTGACCGAGGCGGAGGCTGCGGCGGCGTTTGCGGGTGCGGACCGGCCGCTGGTGGGGCGGCACCTGGAGACGCTGTCGATGCTGGGGGAGGTCAGGGAGGTGGCGGGGAGGTTTGGGGGGTAG